From a single Pirellulaceae bacterium genomic region:
- a CDS encoding DUF1080 domain-containing protein codes for MRRVLPSTLLALCLCPVLRGQEAFRELFNGKDLSGWAGDPSLWSVEDGAITGRTSAEQPIKSNTFLIWKAGEVADFQLELEYRLTAGDEKNPGGNSGIQYRSRVVNEEKFIVGGYQADIDLNLTYSGINYEERGRGILAQRGERVRIASDGEKTVESIGDAAELGKKIHAGQWNRYRIVAKGNQLSHYINDVLMSETIDDQATKAAERGVLAFQIHTGPPMVIQFKHVRLKKL; via the coding sequence ATGCGACGGGTACTGCCTTCCACATTACTTGCATTGTGCTTATGTCCAGTTCTACGAGGTCAAGAAGCATTTCGTGAACTGTTCAACGGAAAAGACCTCAGCGGTTGGGCGGGCGACCCGAGCCTATGGAGCGTAGAAGATGGTGCCATCACGGGTCGTACTTCGGCTGAGCAACCGATCAAGTCCAATACATTTCTGATTTGGAAGGCTGGCGAAGTAGCCGATTTTCAATTGGAACTCGAATATCGACTGACCGCTGGCGACGAAAAAAATCCCGGCGGCAATTCGGGCATCCAGTACCGCAGCCGCGTCGTGAATGAAGAGAAATTCATTGTTGGCGGATATCAGGCCGACATTGACCTCAATTTGACTTACTCGGGCATCAACTACGAGGAGCGCGGCCGCGGTATTCTGGCTCAACGCGGCGAGCGAGTTCGGATCGCTTCCGATGGCGAGAAGACTGTCGAGTCGATTGGTGATGCGGCTGAACTCGGAAAAAAGATTCACGCTGGTCAATGGAATCGATATCGCATCGTGGCCAAAGGCAACCAACTGAGCCACTACATTAACGACGTACTCATGTCAGAAACGATCGATGATCAAGCAACCAAGGCGGCCGAACGCGGTGTACTGGCTTTCCAGATTCACACCGGTCCTCCCATGGTCATTCAGTTCAAGCATGTCCGCTTAAAGAAGCTCTAG